From Microlunatus capsulatus, a single genomic window includes:
- a CDS encoding DUF998 domain-containing protein: MAPTSSRRPAAGPPPARGAARPVGRWVLAAGTVAWLVQPLYVVAELVTAAGSTAPYSLADQTISDLGATTCTSVGYPYGAVAVCSPRHLLLNGSLVLFGALLALGAVLLHRSLPRRRSARAATVAWVVVGLSSAATGLVPLDRDLTLHALVALPGLLASPVALLLLGGALRSIAPRTAVLTAAAGLLSAVGAVAFLATASSPELGGVRERVAFWPSYLWVPVVAVVLRRHR, from the coding sequence CCCGGCCGGTCGGCCGGTGGGTCCTCGCGGCGGGCACGGTGGCGTGGCTGGTCCAGCCGCTGTACGTGGTCGCCGAGCTGGTCACGGCCGCCGGCTCCACCGCTCCCTACAGCCTGGCCGACCAGACGATCAGCGACCTCGGAGCCACCACCTGCACCAGCGTCGGGTACCCGTACGGGGCCGTCGCCGTGTGCTCGCCCCGGCACCTGCTGCTGAACGGGAGCCTGGTGCTCTTCGGCGCCCTGCTGGCGCTGGGCGCCGTCCTGCTGCACCGGTCCCTCCCGCGACGCCGCTCGGCCCGGGCGGCGACCGTCGCCTGGGTCGTGGTCGGCCTGAGCAGCGCGGCGACCGGTTTGGTGCCCCTGGACCGCGACCTCACCCTGCACGCCCTGGTCGCCCTGCCCGGCCTGCTGGCCTCGCCCGTCGCGCTGCTGCTGCTGGGTGGGGCACTCCGGTCGATCGCGCCGAGGACGGCGGTCCTGACGGCTGCCGCCGGCCTCCTCTCCGCGGTGGGTGCGGTCGCCTTCCTGGCCACCGCCTCCAGCCCCGAGCTGGGCGGTGTGCGGGAGCGGGTCGCGTTCTGGCCCAGCTACCTGTGGGTCCCGGTGGTCGCCGTCGTGCTCCGACGTCACCGGTAG